The Vibrio penaeicida sequence TATACCCTGCGGAATATACAGATCCGGATACTCCAGATAGTGACTTAAAGGTACGTTATAAATGGTATGTCAGTGGGCGACTTATCCATGAAAGTGAAACACCTACACTTTTACCATACACAGCTAAGCCTGGAGACTATCTTTCTGTTGTCGTTGCTGTCTCTGATGAAACTAGCACGATTCATAGTGAGAGGGCGTATCTTCAGCTTGACCGTTAAAGCTAAAGGCGAACTGAAGGGTTCGCCTTTTTTAACTGCCCATCGTTTACTTACTACTTACATCATACTCACCATACTTTTCTCTGTAATTAGAGCCAATATCAGTTTCCACTGTTTAACACTATGTGGCGCACGCAATTTCTGATAGCTTTGAGCGGTCTTGAGAAAAAGGTTGTACATTGCGCTGTCAGATATGAATAAGAAACAAATTTCGCGCCTGTTAGGGTGTGGGTTACTTACTATTGGATTCCCCGTATTCGCTTTCGATTTTGAAGTAGAAGGACTAGAAGGAGAGCTGGACACCAACGTGTCTGCTTATCTGTCTGCTATCGATCCTAGCGAATACTCAACGTCACTTCGTTTTCAATCCCGAGTGGAAGATAATATTCAGAAGGCATTGAAGGCACTAGGTCATTACCAGCCTGAGATTGCTTTTCAAGTTGGGGAAGATTCTCAATCTCTTACGGTATTGGTTGATCCAGGACCGGTGGTGGTGATTCGCACCAGTGATTTGATCATTTCGGGGGAAGCAGCAACGGATCCTGATTTCATTCAGCTTCGCAGTGATGCCAAGCTGGGTGTTGGTGAACCGTTGAACCACAGCGCCTATGAATCTTACAAATCAAACTTACGAAATTTAGCATTAAGAAAAGGTTATTTTGATGGTGAGTTTGGTCAGACTCGCTTAGAAGTTTCTCCCGAGCATAAACAAGCCTTTATCACCATAGAATTTACCAGTGGTCAGCGCTATTACTTTGGTGAGACTCGGATTTTTGGCAGCCAAATCCGCGAAAGCCGAGTGCGATCTCTCGTGCCTTTTGAGGCGGGTGATCCTTATCTGGCATCCAACATCGGTGAGCTGAATCAGAGCTTATCTAATACCGAGTGGTTTTCTTCTGTGCACGTTGAGCCCGATCTAAGTTACATCGGGAAACAGCGCGAATTACCGATGAATATAAACCTCGCTCCGCAGGCTGAAAACCAGATAGAAACAGGCTTAGGCTATTCGACGGACATTGGTATTCGAGGCAAACTCAGCTGGAAAAAACCGTGGCTCAATGATCGTGGGCATAGTTTAGACAGTAGCATGTCCCTTTCTGTGCCTGAACAAGCGATCACCGCTAGCTACAAAATTCCGCTAGAAGACGTGTTACGTGAATATTATGAAATTCAATACGGAATGAAGCGTACTGATAAAGATGAAACCAAGAGCCTAGAGCATAACCTAGCGGTGAAACGACACTGGAAATTAGATTCGGGTTGGCAAAGAACCGCTTCCGTAAGATTCCTATACGACGACTCAGAAGAGCGAGGCCAATCTCGTATCTCTAAATTCGTTTTACCGGGATTTAGCTTCAGCCGCGCGCGAGTTCGTGGTGGCGCAATGCCCATGTGGGGAGACAAGCACCTGCTTACCGTTGAAGCCGGCAATGAAAGCCTGCTCTCTGATACTGGTATTTTAAGGGTACAGGGGCGAACCGCCATCGTACGCAGTGTGGGTGAAAATCATCGAGGATTAGCGCGTTTCGATGCGGGCGGTGTATTTGCAGGTGAATTTGACAAAGTCCCTCGTTCTTTGCGCTTCTTTGCTGGTGGTGATAACAGTATCCGTGGCTATGGGTATGAAGATATTCCGACGACCCAACCAGAAGATAAATTCAGTGGCGGTAAATACTTAGCTGTGAGTAGCCTAGAGTATCAATATCGAGTTTATGGCAATTGGTGGGCGGCAACATTCGTTGATTACGGCGATGCATGGACAGATACACCTGAGTGGAAAAAAGGTGTTGGTGTGGGTATTCGATGGGCTTCGCCTGTGGGTCCAATTCGATTAGATTTTGCTTGGGGATTGGATAAAAAACCTGACGAAAGATTTGCCATTCACTTTACGTTGGGACCAGAGCTATGACCCGTACTGTTGCTAAATGGTTAGTGCGCTTTGCCCTTTTTATTCCGTGTTTTGTTCTTGTTCTGTTACTTCTATTGGGTGGCTTACTGTTCACGCAAGCGGGGTTGAACCTTGCCATATGGGGGGCGCAAAAAGCATTGCCCCAACTCACTGTAGACGAAGCTGAAGGAGCGATACTCACGGGTATAACGCTTCATCAAGTCAATTTTAGTGATCCCGATTTATTTATCGAACTACACGCTAAGAAAGTGCAACTCGAACTGGATGCAGAATGTTTATTTGAACCCCGAGTGTGCATCGATAATCTCGCTCTAGAATCATTATCCTTTGCTCTTACAGGCACAGCGCCTACTCAGGAAGAACCAACACCTTCAGAGCCACTCACCGAGATCGCATTGCCTATTTCTGTCTCAGTTAACCGTGTTCAGTTGAATGATATTGCGCTTGATGTGTTGGGCACAGAGATCAAGTGGAAGTCGTTTTCTACTGCGGCGACGATGGAAGGTCGAGTGCTGACGTTGCACCCAACAAAATGGGATGGCATAGATATTACACTTGCTCCAACCGACGCCAACGCTTCGGTCGAAAAAGCGTCGACGGACAAAGCTGCGACGGACAAAAACGCAGACATTGAACTTCCAGAAGTATTGATTCCGCTGGATGTCGTTGTAGAAGGGTTTGATATTCATAACTTTGCTTTGCACGGTGAATCGCCAGTGAAGGTGAATCACTTGGGATTAAAGGCGAAAGCGAGCGATCATTTAGTCAGCATTGAAAAGCTGGTCTTGGATATGCCAGAAGTTAGTGCGGACGCTAGCACTGAGATCGAACTGAAAGGAGATTACTCCCTCCCGAAATTGACCCTTAATGCCAAACTCAATCAGACTGAGTTAAAAGGGCAAACCTTGGCGCTAAAGGCAGACGGTAGCGTGGCGAAACTCAACCTCAACGCTGATTTTGGGGGCGTCATCAAAGCGCACCTTGAAGGAAACCTAAAGCCGCTACAGGCTGTGCTGCCTTTCGACTTGTCTTTGTCACAAGGGGAAGTGCAATGGCCTCTTACTGGCAAATACGATTATCGCTCAGACATTGAAAGCATTGATATTAAAGGTAACTTGGATGCGTATCAGATCTCCCTTGCGTTAAAAGCGCAGGGCAAAGATATTCCGGATTTAGACCTCGATACGTCAGCGAGCGGCACATTAGAAAGTATCGATGTACACAGCTTAGTCCTCAATACGTTAGGCGGTCGAGTTTCTGGTCAGGTTGAAGCTGATTGGTCCAAGTTAGTGAAATGGAACACTACGCTCGGTTTAGACAGCATACAGCCGGGGTTACAATGGCCAGAAGCCGAGGGCAATATCAGTGGCAGTATCACGACCAATGGCTCCTTAACCGAAAGTGGTGGTTGGAAAGTGGGTGTCCCACTACTGGCTATCCAGGGTTTAATCCGCGACTACCCGTTGTACATCAATGGTCAATTGGATGCTGCGGACATCAATAAAAGCGGTGAACCTAGCATCCATACTGAAGGGCTGGAGCTATCTCATGGTCCTAATAACCTATTTGTGTCGGGTTCATTGGATAAACAATGGGGGCTGGATGTAGAGCTAAACTTCCCTGAATTTGTTAAGTCGATTCCAGAACTTCGTGGGCACATGTACGGCAAAGTTAACTTGCGTGGTGAATTTGAAGAACCCCAAATCAAGATTGAATTGAGTGTTAACGAAGTCGATTGGAAGCAAGAAGTGACGGTGGAATCCGTTGCCCTATTTGGCGATATCTCACCTCTACCTGCTCCGAAAGGCGATCTGTCATTAGTCGTTAAAAACGTGAAAGCGCAAGATCAACACATCGATAACGTGGATCTGGAATTCTCAGGTACACAGGAAGCTCATCAGCTTACATTAGATGTGTTATCCGATTTGGTGTCTACAAGTTTGAAGGTCGTCGGTGGGTTAACGGATAAACCAGAAATGGTATGGCAAGGCGAATTACAACGCGCAGAAATTACATCCGAACAAGGCACATGGACATTAGCCGATAAGGCGGCATTAGGCTTTAACATGGCAACCAATCTGGCAAGTGTTCAAGCCCATTGTTGGAATCAACAAGATGCGTCATTGTGTTTAACCAAAGACCTCTCTGCGGGGGAAAGTGGTGAGGCGAATATTGCTATCAAGCAGTTTAACTTTGAACAGATTAAGCGCTTCGTCCCACAGGAAACCGACCTTCAAGGCGAAGTTAATGCGACAGCATGGGCGAGCTGGGCACCAAACGCCAAGCCTGAGCTAAAAGTGTCTGTTTATTTACCAGAAGGGCAGGTTACACAATCGTTGGATGCACCAGTCACACTTGGGTGGAACAACATAACGTTAGATGCCGAGTTAGAGAACGATAACTTAAGAAGTCGCTGGTCATTGGATTTAGTCGACAACGGTGTGATTGATGGTCAGGCGAATATTGCAAATGTGCAATCCAACAATCAGGCCATTGACGGCAAGTTGGGGATTCGCGATATCCACCTCGGTATGCTCAAGCCTTTGCTGGGTGAATTCAGTAAAGCGGATGCCAATATTCATTCAGACTTAACGTTTAGTGGTCCTTTACTTCATCCAAAATTGCAGGGTGATTTCGTCATTGAGAAACTGATTGCCAAAGGTGACATTACTCCCGTTGATGTCAATGAAGGTCAAATCTCCGTTGCCTTTAACGGGTACGATGCGGTTCTGAACGCGCAAATTCACACGCCTGATGGCACGCTCAATTTAGACGGTGATGGAAACTGGGCGGATCTAAAAGCGTGGCGTGGCAACTTAGCCGTTTTTGCTGAAGAGTTGAACGTGAAGCTACCGCCAATGGTTCACATTAAAGTGAAGCCAGATCTTAAGATTTCAGCGACGCCTAAGCTCGCTAAAATTGAGGGCGACATTCACTTACCGTGGGGGCGTATTGAAGTGGAAGAGCTACCGCCAAGTGCGGTTGGCGTATCCAGTGATGAAGTATTACTGGATGAAAACTTCAAGCCTGTAGAAGAAAAGCAGCCTTTGCCAATGAACATTCAAACCAACGTGAATGTGAAAATTGGTGACGACTTCCGGTTAAGTGCCTTTGGTCTATTAGGCAATCTAAAAGGGGATTTAAAAGTCTCTCAACGTGACAAAGGGCCTTTTGTCGTCGGGGAAGTCAATATCCTCGATGGTTCATATCGTTCGTTCGGTCAAGATCTGCTGATTCAAACCGGTAAGATATTAATGAATGGTCCTGTGGATCAGCCCTATGTGGTGATCACCGCTATCCGCAACCCAGATAATATCCAAGATGATGTCACCGCGGGTATTCGTGTCGATGGACCAGCGGATAATCCTCAGGTATCGATATTTTCAGACCCTGCCATGCCGCAAGCCAATGCACTGTCTTACCTATTGCGTGGTAGAGATATAGATGCTGAAGCGGGTGGAAACTTAATGACCACCACGTTGATCGGCTTGAGTTTAGCAAAAAGCGGAAAAGTGGTCGGAGAGATTGGCCAGGCATTTGGTGTACAAGATTTGCAATTGGATACGGCTGGTTCTGGTGATGACTCTCAAGTAACTGTGAGCGGATACATATTACCCGGCTTGAAAGTCACTTACGGAGTGGGTATTTTTAACTCACTTGGTGAATTTACCGTGCGTTATCGCTTGATGCAGGATTTGTATGTTGAAGCGGTTTCTGGTCTTGATAGTGCGGTGGATTTGATTTACCAGTTCGAATTTGATTAAGGCGTGAGCCTGATGGAGAGTGCGATGGAACAGCTGGTGTTTGTGTATGGGACGTTGCGACAAGGCGAAGACAATCATCACTTCTTGGAAGGGTGCGAGTTGGTCGCCCAGTTTCGGACAGGGCCTGCGTTTGCTTTGTACGATTTAGGTCATTACCCAGGAATGGTACAAGGTCAACAAGAGAT is a genomic window containing:
- the tamB gene encoding autotransporter assembly complex protein TamB, which produces MTRTVAKWLVRFALFIPCFVLVLLLLLGGLLFTQAGLNLAIWGAQKALPQLTVDEAEGAILTGITLHQVNFSDPDLFIELHAKKVQLELDAECLFEPRVCIDNLALESLSFALTGTAPTQEEPTPSEPLTEIALPISVSVNRVQLNDIALDVLGTEIKWKSFSTAATMEGRVLTLHPTKWDGIDITLAPTDANASVEKASTDKAATDKNADIELPEVLIPLDVVVEGFDIHNFALHGESPVKVNHLGLKAKASDHLVSIEKLVLDMPEVSADASTEIELKGDYSLPKLTLNAKLNQTELKGQTLALKADGSVAKLNLNADFGGVIKAHLEGNLKPLQAVLPFDLSLSQGEVQWPLTGKYDYRSDIESIDIKGNLDAYQISLALKAQGKDIPDLDLDTSASGTLESIDVHSLVLNTLGGRVSGQVEADWSKLVKWNTTLGLDSIQPGLQWPEAEGNISGSITTNGSLTESGGWKVGVPLLAIQGLIRDYPLYINGQLDAADINKSGEPSIHTEGLELSHGPNNLFVSGSLDKQWGLDVELNFPEFVKSIPELRGHMYGKVNLRGEFEEPQIKIELSVNEVDWKQEVTVESVALFGDISPLPAPKGDLSLVVKNVKAQDQHIDNVDLEFSGTQEAHQLTLDVLSDLVSTSLKVVGGLTDKPEMVWQGELQRAEITSEQGTWTLADKAALGFNMATNLASVQAHCWNQQDASLCLTKDLSAGESGEANIAIKQFNFEQIKRFVPQETDLQGEVNATAWASWAPNAKPELKVSVYLPEGQVTQSLDAPVTLGWNNITLDAELENDNLRSRWSLDLVDNGVIDGQANIANVQSNNQAIDGKLGIRDIHLGMLKPLLGEFSKADANIHSDLTFSGPLLHPKLQGDFVIEKLIAKGDITPVDVNEGQISVAFNGYDAVLNAQIHTPDGTLNLDGDGNWADLKAWRGNLAVFAEELNVKLPPMVHIKVKPDLKISATPKLAKIEGDIHLPWGRIEVEELPPSAVGVSSDEVLLDENFKPVEEKQPLPMNIQTNVNVKIGDDFRLSAFGLLGNLKGDLKVSQRDKGPFVVGEVNILDGSYRSFGQDLLIQTGKILMNGPVDQPYVVITAIRNPDNIQDDVTAGIRVDGPADNPQVSIFSDPAMPQANALSYLLRGRDIDAEAGGNLMTTTLIGLSLAKSGKVVGEIGQAFGVQDLQLDTAGSGDDSQVTVSGYILPGLKVTYGVGIFNSLGEFTVRYRLMQDLYVEAVSGLDSAVDLIYQFEFD
- the tamA gene encoding autotransporter assembly complex protein TamA, producing MNKKQISRLLGCGLLTIGFPVFAFDFEVEGLEGELDTNVSAYLSAIDPSEYSTSLRFQSRVEDNIQKALKALGHYQPEIAFQVGEDSQSLTVLVDPGPVVVIRTSDLIISGEAATDPDFIQLRSDAKLGVGEPLNHSAYESYKSNLRNLALRKGYFDGEFGQTRLEVSPEHKQAFITIEFTSGQRYYFGETRIFGSQIRESRVRSLVPFEAGDPYLASNIGELNQSLSNTEWFSSVHVEPDLSYIGKQRELPMNINLAPQAENQIETGLGYSTDIGIRGKLSWKKPWLNDRGHSLDSSMSLSVPEQAITASYKIPLEDVLREYYEIQYGMKRTDKDETKSLEHNLAVKRHWKLDSGWQRTASVRFLYDDSEERGQSRISKFVLPGFSFSRARVRGGAMPMWGDKHLLTVEAGNESLLSDTGILRVQGRTAIVRSVGENHRGLARFDAGGVFAGEFDKVPRSLRFFAGGDNSIRGYGYEDIPTTQPEDKFSGGKYLAVSSLEYQYRVYGNWWAATFVDYGDAWTDTPEWKKGVGVGIRWASPVGPIRLDFAWGLDKKPDERFAIHFTLGPEL